AATTTGCAGATCTATTTCATTTAACAATCTCCTATATATTATACTTATAGAGTCAGGTAAGGTATGCTCATTTTCAAGGTAATTTGAAACTTGGGTACGTTGGATTTTAAGGTTTTGCTGACAACGATAAAAGCTCCTTAATTTCTTAAGCATACTATCCCTAGGTTTATAGGGGTGTAATTCATTCTTATTAGCATACTCAGCAATAAGTACAGCATCAACTTCATCAGTTTTATGCCTCTTTAGTTTACTTGACGCATAAGCTTTAATGCAAGCCGGGTTAATTATACTTACACTATATCCTTGATTATATAAAAACTCCGCTACTTCATCACCATAGCTACCTGTTGCTTCCATACATACTTTTAGATCCTTAATTGCTTTTATACTCAACCATTGGTTAAGTTTGGCAAATCCTTGTTGATTATTAGCAAATTTGTTCTTACTAATTTTATTTCCAATTATCAAAGCTACAGCTAGTTCTTTCTTTGATATATCTATACCTAGAGTTCCTTCAAACATAACTTCTACCTTGCATTATTTTTTTATCTATGTAAAAAAAATCTATAGCTAACCATGTTAATACAGAATAAGCTTCTTAAGAGCTTTTCTTAGATACCGTCCAGCTTAAGATCCTTTGGAAGAGGGTGCTTATCACTACCACAGATTTAAATAATCTTTGTTGCGAACCAGAATCTCCTCTTCCTAACCTCAAAGGTCAGCTAATCCCTTTGTAGCCTTACTTGCAAGCATTTCTTAACCTGCTCCTTTATCATACATGTTGCGAGAAACGAAATATGAAGGCAGATATACGGTAAGTGGTTATACTTGTACAGAGCAATTGATAGTAACAAAAACACTATAGATTTCTACTTAAGCAAGACACGTAATCACAAAGCAGCTAAATTATTTTTAACTAAATTGCTCAATAAGAAAAATACTTATGAACCAAAAAGTATCACGGTAGATGCTAATCACTCATATACTTTAGCTTTGCTACAAAAAGAAGGTAAGTTTATTAATACAACTCTTAGAAAGAACAAATACTTAAATAACATAATTGAGCAATATCAAAGACGAGTAAAATGGAAAACCAAAGATGCTATGGGTTATCATAGTTATAAAACAGCCTATCGAGGCATTGAGACAATGACCATGTTATTAAAGGAGCAGCTTTATCACTTGCATAAAAGCTCACCTATAAATATTAAATACTTTATTGAGAGACAATTTAATTTAACTACTCCTGCTTATATATTCTAAAGAATCTTATAAACAATTCTTTGCAACACTGCACTATATACCATACACCTTCTATAAATTGCATTAACCTTCCTTCTTTATTTCTATGTAGCCCCCTTTCTCTCCCTAAAAATTCGTATATTTGTTCCCAAATTCTTTCTTCTATGTAATACTTCATTTCGCTAGTTTATTTGTTTTTCCTAACAACAAAACTACCACCTCTCTCTTATTTATAAAATTTTGTTCACACAACCTAATGGAATTAAAATATTTTTATACTTTACTTGACAATATATCTTGGAATATCTAGTAGCAAAGATAAATAGTTTATTTATCAATTGCGAGAGATGAATAGGATGAGAGTTAAAGATAATCAATTGGATGTGATTTTACAAAAATTAATGGCAAATGTGAAAATTACCGATACTCAATTATCTAAAGAACTTAAAGTACCTAGCTCAGTTGTGAATCAAATATTAAATAAGGGTAAAATATCTCCTAGGCTCAGTACCTTAACGCATATAGCAAAGTATTTTGATGTAACAGTTGCTCAATTAATTGGTGAAGTGCCTATAAATACAAAGTATGATTTATTTCATTGTTTACCGCATAAAAACATTAAATCCTCATTTAAATGGGTAGCTGAGTTATATAAGGAGGCAGTGGATTTTACTATTTCATTTTTAGAGGATAATACTACTTATAGCTCAATTAATGCAGAGCAGACAATCACAATAATAAATGAGATATATTATTACTCAATTAAAAAAGATTTGAACAAAATTGATCATGATTTTGCCCATTGGTATTTAAATTTTATTATAAAACAGATATTAACCTAAATTTAGCAGCGGTTATTGTTTAAATATCCTGACTGTTGATTATTCAGCTACAGATAATTTCCTTGATATTAAATTTTTCAATTGTGATCAACTTATGGTTGTAAGTAGTAAAAAAGCAAAGTACAAGCATAAATAATAGCTGAAAGGTAAATTGTTTAAAATATTTTAATAAAAAATTTAATATGTTGATAAATAAGGTTAAGTTGATAATGGAAAGCGAAGTTGACTTTAATTCTAAGCTTTACAAACAGAGTTTAAATTATTTTAATTGTAATACAAAATCTAATACAAACTCCTTCACCATATCACCAGCAAAGCTAATGGAACTGATTGGGTCGGCATACAAAATTCCTATAGCAAAAAAACTGGAAAATATAATAGCTCAAATATCATCTAAAATTTTTGAAGGATATGTCTTTCCAAGTGAATGGGCTATGCCATTTAAAAGTTTAATGCTATATTATCATAAGTTATATCCTCACGATAAGTTGATATATGTACTTAGTATTAGTAATTTTGTAACCATATGTGATCGTAATGGGTTGAGGGAAATAGAAGAGCAAGTAGTCAACATTGATAAACTATTTTCTAATGCTGAGATTATTCTTGAGGAAGTTAATAATAAAAATTCGCAACAATTCATTGAAACAAAAGTTAAATTATTAGTAAATAGAGCCTTATATTTGCGCCATAATGAGCGGTTTGAGGAAAGTAATAATGATTATGAGCAATTACTGATAGCAGCTAAGCATGCTAATAATTCTGTAGTGAATAAGCTAGGATGGTTTTATGCTTTAACAGGCTTGGCGGATATATTGGATAGAAAGGGTAAATATAGTGATGCTTTAAATAAGTACAAAGAAGCAGAAGAGGTATTAAGAGATGCTCCTGATCAAATAAAAGATCCACTTTTACCTTGCTTGTGGGAAAAGCAAGGTAACGAACTATACCATCTAAAATATTATAAAGAAGCTGAAATAAATTATTTAAATGCTTTAAAAGCTAGGCAGAAAAAATTTAAAAAAGATAATATATATACTTCAAATGTATATCATAATCTAGGAATCCTTTATAAAGAAATAGGCCAGTTCAATGACAAAACAGAGCAGTGCCTTAGTGGTGCATTTTCATGTTTGAAAAAAGCCCTTCAAATAAGAAAAAAATACTTAAATAAAAACCATCCACATATAGCAATAACTTTGAAGCACTTAGGAGATAGTTATCTTGAAACAGGGCAATGCAGATCAGCAATTACTCATTATAAAAAAGCTATTGAAATACGAAAAAAAACTAAAAATTTAAGAGAATCAATATATATGGCTAACTTACTGAACTCTCTAGCTGTTGCTTATTTATTTGATAATGAGCAGGGAGAAGCTGCAGCAAAATTTGTAGAGGCAAGTCGAGTATTTAACAGTTTTACTAATATTAATTTAAGCACTAACCAAAGATTTTATACTGAATTTTTACGGATTTTAAATACAAAACTTAATTATTAATAACTTTTTCATACAACAATTTAAAAGAGTAGATTATGAATAAAGAAAATTATATATATTTATCAATTAAGTATTTGCTAAGCTTAATAAAAAGACAAAAATTTCATGAACTATTAAGTATTGCATTCATAACATTGTTTATATCTACATCCAATGCATTAGTTCCAATATTTTACAAATATGTAATTGATGAAATTCTGGTTAAGCAAGCCCAGCTGGTAGATAGATTTACAATTGCAGTAGTTTTATTTGTAGGATTGTATTCTATTATATTCATAGCATCTCAAGTATGCTGGCCTATAAGGAAGTTTTTATTCTCAAACTTTATGCTCAAGCTAGAGCAAACTATGCTTGAAGATATCTTCAAGAGCTTAAAAGCTATAGATATCCAGCAAACCCAGTTGCAATCAAATGGAGTGGTTATAAATTATATTGATAGAGGACAGCATGCCTTAAGAAAGCTGTTCATGGATTTTATTTATTATTCAGCTCATCATTTCATAAAGCTTGTTACTATCTTGCTGGTTTTGATTAAGATGGCTAATATAAAGTATATCGCTATACTTAGCATTTTTACCTTAATATACCTATTATTTACAATTCACTTACAAAATAAATTTCCTATTTATTTAGAAAAAGTAAAGTATTTTAGAGATAAATTATCAGCATTAACTATCGATTATCTAAATCATAAACAGATAAAACCTCAAAATTTATATATTGAGTTATTAAATAGACGACAATCTGAAGAAAAGAAATTGAATCTCTTTATTTGTGCAAATAAGGCTTTGCAACACTTTTCATATTCTTTTGCAATAGCTCTTATATTTTGTATATGTGCTAACGATTTAATTAGGGAAAAAATTACTGTAGGTGATATGGTAATGATTAATAGCTTTGCTATAAATTTTTTCAACCCTATAAGGTCATTAGGGTATCTATTAGAAGATTTTAATAAAGATATATTTGATATCAATAACATCTGTTTATTAATTGCAAGAAATAGCTTTAAAGGAGATAAATATACTAAAATGCATTTAAAGTTAACTTCTTAAGAGAGCTATATGCAGTATTGTTTACTAAAAAACTAAGCAAACCACATATGATTATAAATTAGATAGTGTCGTCATGAGACATGAGCCCATAGTATTATGCACCCGATTTGAACAGCTGCAAGGAATGAGTCGGAATTTTTGGCATATCTGGTGGTACCGTCAACTTAATAATAGATAAGGTATGTGGTATTAAAGGAGGTTTGAAATAGTTTGTGTTTTCTAATGTATAAGATGCATAAGTATCCTTCTGAAATAATAAGATATGTTGTTATACTATATCACAGGTATTGTTTAAGTTTGAGAGACATATCTGAAATACTGTTATACAGGAATATAGAGGTAAGCTATGAAAGCAATAGGAAATGGAATAAGAAGTTTGGGCGGATAATAGCAAATAATATACGCAGCAAAAGACAATATGCTCCCCAAGATAAATGGCATTTAGATGAGATGAGAGTAGTAATAGGAGGAGAAGTTTTTTGGTTATATTGGGCAATAGATAGTAATGGGGAAGAGCTGGATATTTTCCTGCAAAATAGAAGGAATACCAAAGCAGTTAAGAGATTTTTTAAGAAGCTACTTAAGAGATGTGGCTTTGTCCCAAAGACAATAGCAACTGATAAGTTAAAGAGCTATGTTTCTGCTAAGAGGCATATACTTAAATCTACTGAACATAGGAAGCATAAGCGATTAAATAACTTAATAGAAAACTCGCATCAACCTACTAGGCAAAAAGAACGCCTAATGAGGAAATTTAAGGACCCAGGAGCTACACAGCTATTTTTATCATCATGTGATCAATATTTAAATTTATTAAAAGTAGGTAGATATAAGTTTAGAGCAGAAAATTATAGGCAAAAAATGAAGGCAGCTTTTGCATTATATAATGAAGCTACCTCTGTACATTACAATGCTTAATACATAAAAATTGATTATACAGAAACATCATATCAGCATACCAACTTTAAGTTGACGGGACCGTTAAACCCTTTAAAGTAAATAACTTTAGCTCATTTAAAATATCAATTTTCTGCTTTTATTCTGTCTATGCAATTTACAGACTAATCTCCTGTATATCTTTATTTTTTTTACTATAATACTTTATCTCTGCACTAAAGCCATTTTTTATAAAACATTCTATATTATAAAATTTGTCTCTTTTACTTTCGGCTCTATCTTTATGGTAACTTGATATTATAATTGTATCTCTAAGGTAAGTATCAAGCATTTGATATATTCTTCCCTTAGAACCTGGATCCAAAGATTTTATAGTTTCATCTAGTATTAAAACTGAGGGTTTATGGACTATGGCTCCAATAAGCTTTAATATTTTTTTTTGCCCCCCGCTTAATGAATTAACTTGATCTATATTATCTCTAGAACTATTAATTTCAGGTTCTAACCTATAGCGTAGTTCTTCAAATATTTCAGCCTCCTGCAACAGATCGTTTATCTGCGCCTTTAACAGCTTTAATTCAACTAACTTTTTAGGTAATATTTCAGGTAGATATATGAATTGATAGATAGATTGCTCAAAAGGAATATAATCCTCCTGGCTAACTAATATAATATTTTTTTCTTTATTTTTGTCAGGGTATGTTATATATCCTTCTGCTATATAATTTTGTGTAATATTTAAAGATTTAATTTTAGCAAAGAAAGTACTTTTCCCGCAACCTGTTGAACCGTATATAACACAGCGGTCTCCTGTTTTGCATTCCAACTTATCAACTTGGAATAATAACTTTTTATCTTTAAACATTGCTAATTGTTTAATTTTAAACACCCCTTCTTCATAACTTTTTATAATTTTATCATCTTTTAGATTACTTAAATCTTTTAACTTGTCTTGAAATGCTCTTACTTTCTTAATATGACCCATAGTATTAGCAAGCTCCGGTGCTATCTCCAATATATATGAAAATGATTGGTTAATTTTTAACATCCCAATTTCTATTATAGCTCTATCTCCCGGTTTAATTATTTCTTTATAAAACATTAAGCCTGATACATACCACCTTATTCCCACATTAAGTACGGAAGCTGTGTTATTAACAAAAGATAATAGCTTTTCCAATATTATTTTTTTATTTTTTAAACTGCGCTCTTCTGACTTAGTTTCCGTAAGATATTTTAAGTTTAACTTTTCCGCTCCTGATGTTACTAATTTTACGGATTCGTTTATACTGTGCTGTTTTAAAGGTTTCTGCCTTCTGTTGACATTGTCAGTAACCAAAGTTTCAAGTTCAGCTATTTTTTTAGATATCAATTTGCCAACAATTTGAGTTACTCCTCCATATATTATAGACAATATAGGTAAGATCGGATGTAACTGGAACAGCATGAAAGCCCCTATGCTTGCTTGTATAACAGTTGATGCTCCTTTAGTTAAATAGCTGCCGGTTCTGCTTAAAATCAATATACAAGAATATGAAATGTTGGGATAATCATTTTTATTATCTGATTGAGACGAAATTTTGATTAGATTCTGATTACTGTATACCTTTTTATCAGTTGCGTCTTCAGCTTCTCTGGCTAAAGATAGAGTAAGCTTATCACTTATATACCTTTCAATAGTTTTAATTAACTCGCTAAGAATCGAAAAACTTATAAAATTCAATATGAACACATTAAATTGTTTCCATTGTTCATCTTTGTTAATATCATAACTATTTAAACTTAAGTAATTTATAAACAAGCTATCATTACCGGAACCGATATATGTATCAATACTATATATTGCTAATCCAGCCGCCGTGGATATAAGTAAGGGAATACCCGTATTAATGATAACGGAATTTCTACCGACTATACTTTCAAATAACGAATAGGTAGCGATACTATTATATATCGGAAGCATAATAAAATTAGCCGGTAAGAGGACATAGTACATTGGCGTGTATAAAAATTCGGCTAACCTGACGTTTGCAGAATATAAATAATTCATCATAGCACCTGTATTACAGTTTATCGTACATGTTGTAGGGCTTGGGCGTATTTTTCACTTGCATCCTTATTCATATCAAGTAAAGAACATATATTCCTTATATCCAAGAGTCCTTATTAAAATCCTCCAACAGATAACCCAGCGACCGGGCAAGAATACCATTAAAGTATTTTACTATTAACCTTACGATATCCAAATACGAAGAAATTTTATTTTTATTTAATATTTGATTTATAAAGGTATTAAGTATATTAAGTTCATCCGAAAGCTGTGCGCCATTAACCTTTGCTTCTTGCAATATAAAACTTAACCTGGTTACTCTGTTTCCCGTCAGGTCTTTGTTTTTCATTTTTATGTAAATTTTTTATTTTAATTTAATACATTTTTCTTCAATAGAATACAGCCGATATATTAAATTTGTTAATAACTTTTTTTTATTATTAATACTACTAACCTTAACAAAATTTTTATATTTTAATAAATTTCAATTCATACAATTTAACAATCATTAATTTAGTTAAGCTACCTATGTCAAGAAACCCCAATAAAACTACTAAACCTAATTATAGTTTATCTTTTAAAGAGGAGGAAACGCTTGAACAAATAGTTCATTCAATAGATAAAATAGATGATTACCATACTTTGTATGCTCTATTCAACAATGCTGTCAGACAAAACAATGAAGTTAAACTAAAACTGTTTCTAGCAAGCGGCATAAAAATTAAGGAACGACATAAAGATAATATTACGATAAAAAAATTTTTAGCAAATGAAAGAAAACCAGGTAACTTAGTAGATAATAATTTATTACAAGCCCTGCAAAGCGATTTTGATTATTTATTAGATAAAGAGGATGGAAGTAATAATGAATTTAATTATGTTTTTAAAAATATTAGTGAAAAATTTAAAAATAAAACGTTAAGAAATTTAGCAAAAGCGGAAATAAAACAACAAATAAAATTTGCTGAAGAATCTCAAAAAGGAAAATTATTAGAGCTATATGGAAATTTGCTTTTATGGCAAATATATTATGGAGAAGTCAATACTTCAGACTACCGAGAATTATTTCTTCCTGCTGCTAAACTTTACAACGGAGCCATTATGAGTAATTTGACTCATGGAAATCCGCAACAAAATAATTATATTAAAGATAAGCTTGGGTTATTAGAAAAAAAATATATCAAGTTATGTTTTTTTAAACACCGAGGCGCAGGGTCATTAGAAGAATTTAATTATAAAAACAGGATAGATATATATCTTAATCGAATAAAGCTAATCAGAGAAAGCGTAGCTTATATGCTTAATCATAATGTAGTTATTACTGTTATTAATCAATTTATTTGTAAATCAATAAAAAATTTAGTAAAGGATATTATTGTTGAAAGTGAAGATTATTTAGGGCTATCTACTTCAAGTATATGTGAATATGCCATTATCGGTCTCGGCTCTATGAGTCGAAATGAAATTACCACTCATTCCGACTTGGAATTAATGATACTAAAAAACAAAAGCCCTAAAAGTAATGATAAATATTTTGAAGATTTAATTAATTTAGTGCAATTAAAAATTATAAATTTCGGGGAGACAAGATTCACTGAACAAGAGTTAATTACTTACGGCTTAAGCGATAAAGAAGAAATTCCTGAATTGCTGACTTTAAAAAACTTATTTTTGGAAGCACGCAGCCCCACTAAGAGAGGTATCAGCTTAGACAGTTCAGAAATTACTCCGCTTAAAACAAATTTGCTGCATTCATTTATAGGTACTCCAAAAGAGTTAGCAGATGTAGTAATCAAATTTAGAGAATACGACTTTAACTCAAGGATCGTAAGTGAGCTAGTATCATTTACATATATTCACGGTAGCATTAAAGCCCCTTTACTCTTGGAAGAATATAAAGATTTAATACAAAAAAAATTTTTAACAAGAAAAAGAGAGGAAGTTTTAAGCAGGTTAAAAAAAGATATAGAGTTTTTTGTTCCTCACTTAACATATGATGAAAATAGCGGCAAATTACTAATGTTAGCGAAGCATGACATATATCGAGTATTTGATCGGATTATAGATGGTTTTGCTTTATTGGAGGATGTAAAAAAGCATACCTCGGGTACCGAACGGTTAAATGATTTAAAAGTAATAAAAGCTTATATTGAAGATACCCAAGAGATAGAAGAGGCAATAAGGTATTTTTTAGCGTTAAGGTTGAAGACATATTTATATTACAACGCACAAAAAGAAGATGTGTATCTGGAATACGGAAACAGTAATTTCTCAGGCATAGAAAAGCAAAAAGATGTTTATTGCTTGAATAAAGAGCAAGCGAAGATATTACTTACGCATTATCAAACTATAAAAATATTCTATTTCCAAATCAAAGATTACTTATATTTAAAAGATATTAATATCTTTAAAGATTTTGGTTTACACAAGCACCAGTCATTCGCTGCTATAGGTGATAATTATAAGAAACTGCATTACTATAAAATTGCTGAAAGCTTTTATAAGGATGCTGAAGCGCTATCCTCCATGGCAAAACACAAAAAAGAGAACAAACTCGGCAACCTATATTTAACATTAGGAGATTATACTAAAGCTTTAGAAAAATTTGAGGAAGGTTTGAATGAAGAAGAAAATCCGGTAAAACAATTAAAATTAAATTTGGCTGTAGCTAAATGCCTCTTGTTTACTAACCAATATAAGAAAGCTTTGCAGCATATAGAAAATATATCTAAGGATAAGAGCATAAAAGACATTTCTAATGAAAAAAATTTTATTACCTTATGGACATTGAGGAATGAGATATATGCTATTTATCAAATTAGTGAAAGCATACCTTTAAAAGAAGTTACGGAAACCTTTAATAATAAACTAAATAATAAATTATATTGGCTTTATGAAAGTTGCAGTTTTCTAGACAAAAACATTATAACCTATTTTAAAGATATTAACGGAGTACTTGGACTTCAAAGTTTACAAGTTTATTATCAAAAGCTTTTAGTAGAAATTAAAGCAGAGTCCAGATGTACCGCATTTAAGTTACTTCAGGCAAAACTTTATTATAATTTAGGAGCTATTTGTCAATTAATCGGAGAGAATAAAGATAATTATTTGAAAGCAAAAAATTATTTTAAGCAGGCTGAGATAATATATAGTAAGTATAAAAGCAAGGCAGCCGTAAAGTTACAGGTCACACTTGAAGAAGACGCTGCCTGTTGTTTAATAAACGTCAGTTGTCTCTATCGTGATACATATCAATATGCGAAGGCGATAAAATATGCATATAAAGCATTAGAGTATTTTGAGAAGCTTTCCAAAAACATACATCATGGCATACATTATAAGCTAATCACAATATATGAATTATTAAGAGAAAGTTATAGCGCACTTGGAAACCGTTCTGAATCAAGTACATATAAAATAAAAATAGCCGAACTTAATTATAGAATAAACGGTCGATACGAATTTGGCTTAAATACTCTCAAAGAACCATTAGTATCTAAACATGTTGAAAATCAACCCGCGCATGAATTAGGGTTACGCCCCGCAATATGGAATATACCCGATAATGCTGAGTATTTTACGAAAAGAGAACAATTAATAGATAAGATTACAGCTAATCTGCAAAACGCTGAATCAAAAGTTTTAGTAATTGCAGGACTGGAAGGATCCGGAAAAAGCCAAATTGCACTATACTATGCGAATACTAACAGAGAAAAATATAAAAGTATGATCAGATGGTTGAAAGCCAATGATGATGTTGTACTTGAAGCCGAATATAGAGACTTTGCAAAAACCTTGGGTATTAATACAGAGGAAAAAAATATAACGGAATTAATTGGATTAGTAAGAAGTGAGTTACAAGTAATACCGGGCTTATTATTGATATTTGACGGAGCACAAAATTATAAAAGTATTTCATCTTATATTCATAAACAATCAAATATACATATTTTGATTACATCAAGTAATCAAAATTGGGGAATATGGCCGTCCATTAATATAAGAAGATTCGAAGAAAATGAAGCAATAGAGTACATTTTTAAAATTATTGAAAAGGCAAGTAAGGAAGAGGTATGCCTTCTAACAAATAAGCTAGGATACTTTCCCTTGGCGTTAGCACAGGCGGCAACCTTTATAAAACAAAATAACTACTATCTTTCAATAAAAGAATATTTAAATATATACAAAACATGTTGGAATGAGCTTATGGCTCAGCCGGTTTTTCCACAAGATAATTATGATAAAACTATATTTTCTATATTAAATACCTCCTTAAAAAGAATTCAGGATAATATTCCGGCATTAGATTTGTTACGGCTCTGTGCTTATACACATCTAGATGGCATACCTTATGAATTTGCAGAGTCTTGGTTTAAAATGAAAGACGGACTGGATGAAGGTATAGCTAAGCTAAAAGTATGCCAGGCAATCTGCTTGCTTAAAAATTATTCCTTAATAGAAATAGATTCGAATCAGTTTTATGCTTATACTTTTTTTAAAAAATTAATAAAAGCTAGATATAAATTTGAGAATTATGAAAAAGAAATCATAGAAAATTTGCTAGTAAATTTAAATGATTTATCAATGATTCCTGATACCTATAAACCTACTTCATATCCACTTACTCAAGCGGACATGGGGGATACTATAAAGCCATTTAAAATAGATAAAGATGAGCAAGAGATAAATTTAGGGGTAAACAGATATATAACTTCATCTCCAACGCCCGTCTTAAATAAACTACCGAATAAAAGGGGTTTTGATGAGCTTAAACAAGCAGGAATTAGCAGAAGTAGAGATCATAAAATAAACACACCTCCGTTGAAAAAGCAAAATCGAACTGAAACGCCTTTACAACATCCGTGCGTCATTGAAAAAACCAAGAAAAAAGCAGGGATACAATTTTAAAAAAAATCTAGTAAAATGGTATAGCATTGAACAAATAATATAATTTTGTAAAGATTAGAAAGTGTTCAAGGAAATATAATGCCGTGTTGAAAGACAATGAAAAAGGTATTGTCAATTTGTTGCCTGCAAAGTGGCGTTGTTGCTC
The sequence above is drawn from the Candidatus Jidaibacter acanthamoeba genome and encodes:
- a CDS encoding IS110 family transposase, which codes for MFEGTLGIDISKKELAVALIIGNKISKNKFANNQQGFAKLNQWLSIKAIKDLKVCMEATGSYGDEVAEFLYNQGYSVSIINPACIKAYASSKLKRHKTDEVDAVLIAEYANKNELHPYKPRDSMLKKLRSFYRCQQNLKIQRTQVSNYLENEHTLPDSISIIYRRLLNEIDLQIKSIDLLIDELLTNNSTLKEHCENLQSIPGVGKITAIAILSEVPDFSSFNSARQLAAYAGLTPKQNTSGTSVRGKSRLSKIGSSNLRKALYFPAISAKSHNSIVKEFANKLKNRGKNTMVIIGAIMRKLLHIAFGVIKHKTKYNSQMLYT
- a CDS encoding DDE-type integrase/transposase/recombinase codes for the protein MYGKWLYLYRAIDSNKNTIDFYLSKTRNHKAAKLFLTKLLNKKNTYEPKSITVDANHSYTLALLQKEGKFINTTLRKNKYLNNIIEQYQRRVKWKTKDAMGYHSYKTAYRGIETMTMLLKEQLYHLHKSSPINIKYFIERQFNLTTPAYIF
- a CDS encoding helix-turn-helix domain-containing protein, whose product is MRVKDNQLDVILQKLMANVKITDTQLSKELKVPSSVVNQILNKGKISPRLSTLTHIAKYFDVTVAQLIGEVPINTKYDLFHCLPHKNIKSSFKWVAELYKEAVDFTISFLEDNTTYSSINAEQTITIINEIYYYSIKKDLNKIDHDFAHWYLNFIIKQILT
- a CDS encoding tetratricopeptide repeat protein; translated protein: MESEVDFNSKLYKQSLNYFNCNTKSNTNSFTISPAKLMELIGSAYKIPIAKKLENIIAQISSKIFEGYVFPSEWAMPFKSLMLYYHKLYPHDKLIYVLSISNFVTICDRNGLREIEEQVVNIDKLFSNAEIILEEVNNKNSQQFIETKVKLLVNRALYLRHNERFEESNNDYEQLLIAAKHANNSVVNKLGWFYALTGLADILDRKGKYSDALNKYKEAEEVLRDAPDQIKDPLLPCLWEKQGNELYHLKYYKEAEINYLNALKARQKKFKKDNIYTSNVYHNLGILYKEIGQFNDKTEQCLSGAFSCLKKALQIRKKYLNKNHPHIAITLKHLGDSYLETGQCRSAITHYKKAIEIRKKTKNLRESIYMANLLNSLAVAYLFDNEQGEAAAKFVEASRVFNSFTNINLSTNQRFYTEFLRILNTKLNY
- a CDS encoding ABC transporter transmembrane domain-containing protein, yielding MNKENYIYLSIKYLLSLIKRQKFHELLSIAFITLFISTSNALVPIFYKYVIDEILVKQAQLVDRFTIAVVLFVGLYSIIFIASQVCWPIRKFLFSNFMLKLEQTMLEDIFKSLKAIDIQQTQLQSNGVVINYIDRGQHALRKLFMDFIYYSAHHFIKLVTILLVLIKMANIKYIAILSIFTLIYLLFTIHLQNKFPIYLEKVKYFRDKLSALTIDYLNHKQIKPQNLYIELLNRRQSEEKKLNLFICANKALQHFSYSFAIALIFCICANDLIREKITVGDMVMINSFAINFFNPIRSLGYLLEDFNKDIFDINNICLLIARNSFKGDKYTKMHLKLTS
- a CDS encoding IS6 family transposase: MYKMHKYPSEIIRYVVILYHRYCLSLRDISEILLYRNIEVSYESNRKWNKKFGRIIANNIRSKRQYAPQDKWHLDEMRVVIGGEVFWLYWAIDSNGEELDIFLQNRRNTKAVKRFFKKLLKRCGFVPKTIATDKLKSYVSAKRHILKSTEHRKHKRLNNLIENSHQPTRQKERLMRKFKDPGATQLFLSSCDQYLNLLKVGRYKFRAENYRQKMKAAFALYNEATSVHYNA
- a CDS encoding ATP-binding cassette domain-containing protein is translated as MNYLYSANVRLAEFLYTPMYYVLLPANFIMLPIYNSIATYSLFESIVGRNSVIINTGIPLLISTAAGLAIYSIDTYIGSGNDSLFINYLSLNSYDINKDEQWKQFNVFILNFISFSILSELIKTIERYISDKLTLSLAREAEDATDKKVYSNQNLIKISSQSDNKNDYPNISYSCILILSRTGSYLTKGASTVIQASIGAFMLFQLHPILPILSIIYGGVTQIVGKLISKKIAELETLVTDNVNRRQKPLKQHSINESVKLVTSGAEKLNLKYLTETKSEERSLKNKKIILEKLLSFVNNTASVLNVGIRWYVSGLMFYKEIIKPGDRAIIEIGMLKINQSFSYILEIAPELANTMGHIKKVRAFQDKLKDLSNLKDDKIIKSYEEGVFKIKQLAMFKDKKLLFQVDKLECKTGDRCVIYGSTGCGKSTFFAKIKSLNITQNYIAEGYITYPDKNKEKNIILVSQEDYIPFEQSIYQFIYLPEILPKKLVELKLLKAQINDLLQEAEIFEELRYRLEPEINSSRDNIDQVNSLSGGQKKILKLIGAIVHKPSVLILDETIKSLDPGSKGRIYQMLDTYLRDTIIISSYHKDRAESKRDKFYNIECFIKNGFSAEIKYYSKKNKDIQEISL